ctgctctgattggtcagctggtcaagtctgttgtgattggtctttcTGTATACACATAATGAATGTGTATACATAACATAAATGAAAGGCGCATTATCATAATTCATATTTCTTTGGGGAGGGTTACTTGTAAACACAGATGCTACATAAGGTTACAAAAATAGCATTGATATTACCTAATCAATTCAAGCCTGAGTCCGAGGATGATACCGATGCAGTTGTTCAACAGGAAACTCCATCTCAAGCATGACTTGTTCAGAAAGTTTCTCTGTGATAAGTTTAAACTTTGTATGTGGTACTTTACGTGCTGTGACAGCAGTTTTATTGCATTCATTATTAGAATTTACTTATTTGAGGTGCACATGTTAGAACTGTGTTAGAAATTATGCAAAAACACTAATTAGCAGAAGTGTTTATGGGCAGGTCAGCGAGGATTATGTAAATGTGCTACCTTGTGACCCCTACATGGGTAACAGCCAGAAGAATTAACAATATGACGACTCTTAAGGCAGTTCAGAGTCAACTCTTTCTTTTGAAAgataatatctttatttatctttACTGCAATTTTCTCATTAACAACTTTGCAGACTCTTTACATTGAAGGACAGCTACAGTGCaaactgcaaaaatatatatattttccgaaAACCCATTAGCACGTTttttgtggaatactatatttattattcatctTAACGCCCCAAACCAATCCAGCTTAAAACATGTTAAAAGTGACACCTCCACTCCATAAATAACTACCTACACAcgtatgaaaatagaaaaaaatgtacaAGCCTGTATAAAAACAGAACCAAATTTGTGTGTAAAAGATGAACACACTTCTGTAAGagaatataaataaacacaagtGTATGTAAACATTAGCTCTGTATCTGACTCAGGCCGGTGCGTTTAAATGCTACGATAATACTGCAGAATTAAATCAAGTGAACGAAGCAAACACTCGGTTTGTCAACCCCAAACAGTCTCACATATCACAAAATGGTTCATTATAGTTAATAAAAGGGAACAAAAAAAGATAAACTGACATTTCATACACAAGCATCTCTTACCCTCATCTGTCACCTCCGCCATCTTACTTCCGCTGTCTACCCATAATCCTCTGCGGTCTGCCGTGACGTCAGAGCGCATACAACTGCGTTGCGTTGGAAATATTTTACTAGAATTACAGAACtaagttatataattataaagcttacattttaaacaacatGAGAATAAATGCGTTAGTTTCTAGTCTGAACGCAGTGCTAAGGATTCGTCTTGTAGTTTATCTTTTGGCCACCAGAATGCACTGTAAACGTGAAATgtgaagaaaaacacacacacaaatatgcttatttgaagtgttgcatttattttattacagtacagCTTCGGTAATTCACCTGAGACAGCAACAATTTACTGAAATCTGAAATAGTATTATAAATACGTATACTAATTCATATAAAACTAGTGCTAGATTTGagttcaaaatacatatttaggAATAAGGCACATTTGTTATTCCCTTTAATACAAGGTCCAGACTTTATTTAGCTGTGGTCATGTTTTAACACCAGTGTTTTGTTCATTCTGATTGTTTAAATCTTGATACATTGGCTGCCTGTTCCTATACAGACAATAATGCTGTATGATGAACACGATGTCAAAGAATATGGACAAAACGCCCAATCCAAACTTCGTGGGGTCTCCAAATATAAACTTCCATTTATCTGTCAAGggaacacaaaaatgaaaacaaatgtttgtgTGCATCCTAACATCTTTGAAGTGTTGTCTTATAGGAAATGAAAGGGTTTGCGCGGTCTCACCGTTGTTGTAGGCCTCGAGGAACATTTGAAGTAAGCTGAAGCTGCCCCCAGTGAAGTCCAGCAGCACATTCCCGATGCTCCAGCCCTCCGTGCTCTGTCTGCCATAGTTCATATAAGCCTGCAAAATCATCCAGAATTAATGAACAATGTCAAATAtgacacactatatatatatatatatatatatatatatatatatatatatatatatatatatatatatatatatatatatataaacctgtcaaacaaaaaagattttaaaaaatgtaatgtaacctatatatataaaatatataaataacattaaaaatatataaaataatagcatATTTTTGGGAATTGGAACCAGACGTACTGAAAATGTtaagaatatacagtatatattaaacaAACGATGATTAagttataaaattattttgaattaaatgaaaCTTTGTTTGGaataatcaagattttttttatgttttagacagAAGATATTTATTTGAGGggaaaaattgttaaataaaaaaaaaaaaaaaaacagtaaaaactgtaacactgtgaaatgttattacaattcaaaataaccgttttctatttgaatacaatttccaatatattttattcctgtaCTGGCAAAGTGTATCTTGAGAATCAGCATactgaatgatttcagaaggatcatgtgacactgaagatgtaatgatgctgaaaatacagctttaaaataaatgtaaaaaaaaacaaaaaaactttttaattgaaaaaatatttcacaatatttctgttaaatgggtttttgatcaaacaaattctGTCTCTTATGAGCAcaaaatacttctttcaaaaacactaataattgtaattattccaaacttttggcaaCCACTCAATAttacaaatatgaatatatatatatatatatatatatatatatatatatatataattttatttttatatatgcatcATTAACCATTTCTAACATTTACTCCTAAGACATGTTATACAAATAATGTTACTCCAATATTCAACCTCAATCATAAAACAATTCTAGGCTTTTCTAGGACATTAGGAGGGTTACAATTCATTTGAAACTCTTTCTCAGTCTACGGTTAAAAGCCACAACTATAACCAAGTGTACAAGACTGTTAAAAAGAGGAAGTGTGAAATCTATGTTTAGCATTTCAGTGAACTGCATCGAAGCTTTCTGCACTGCTCTATGAAAGCCATTATATTTAAACAGATCCAGTCATCACTCACTCACCCTCATACCATTCCAAACCATCACCGCTTTCTTCCACTCAATACAAACTCCCATGGCTCTCAAATTTCTATCACACATGTGAATATTCAAAAAAATGGTGGCTAAAGACAGATCATTCTCACGAGTGAAGAAAACACACTGAGTGTTTTCAACTGAAAGCAAGAGGGCGAACATTGTGAGTTGTTTTTGGAGTTTAACAGCTCCAGTTCTCATGCACCTTCCTAACATTTTGGATTTCGTTGGAAGGAGGAACAAATTTTGTGTGGATTTTTTccaaggtttggaatgacatcttGGCcagtaagtgatgacagaattgtatttttgggtgcaTTTCTTAAACCTTTTGTTGTGTGTCATGGGAGAGTTGTACCTGAGGGATGTACTTTACAAGTGTGACACCCAGCTTGATGTAAGAGAAATAGTAGAGATAATCCAGCCAGGAGATCTTCTGTGCCACAGCAACGAACAGAGAGACAAACGCAAAGGTCCAGCCAAGCACTAATAACCCAATGGCCACTCTGGATACCTTTTGCCCTCCTCtctatataaagaaataaaaataaaaactttattctattattttatttgtttattagttATACATTACTATATGCTACCAAtcaaaaaagtttggggtcagtaagattttttttggtttttgaaacaacatgatttttttttatgctcaccaaggctgcaattatttgacgaaaaccattaatttaaataaatattgttagaattttaaataactgttttctatcttTGGATGTATGAAAGTGTTTATCATTATTCAGCATCATTAtacagcatcattattccagtattttctttgtaatttttactgtaaaatcattgttttattacTGAATCCTTATTaaagaaatattgaaaaaattatttcaaaacatgttattgaccccaaactcttgaacagatgtgtgtgttaataaagtgtgtgtgtgtgaaataatatataattattattcatgcaaTTTATACGGTAATGCTTTAATGTTTACCTCATAGATGGCACACTGGCAGACGTAGACGAGAGTGAGAAGTACTGCATGAAGACTGAAGAAGACATCATTGGCATCGACAGGAATGACCCCATTCGGATCTTTCTTTAAGAACTCCTCCTGTACATGcaccatttacatttattcatttagctgacgcttttatccaaagtgacttacaattgctatacatGTCAGAGGTCGcgcacctctggagcaactaggggttaagtgtcttgctcagggacacattggtgtctcacagtggattcgaagccgggtctctcacaccactGCGCCAACATCACCACCCATTTAACATCAAGTTCAAAGACAGTCAAATTATCAAGTTAAAGGATTGTTGCAAAAGGACTGGACTAAATAATTAatttggcttgaaaaagccaacttactgaaatcctatttaaacgtCTTCTTTTGAgactaaattttaaaatgtatctcctcctagagatttTGAGCTAGAACCACCTCAGGTCAGACCTTTGGCTGGTCACCCAAGATGGTTTTTAAGTGCTTTTGGCAACTGTCacgctggttttagctggttttagtTGGACAGAAACATGTTAACgacatgttagtaacttgctaaGCAGGCTAGAAACATctttttaacatggttttaaagtggttttggccactgtcataCTGGTCTTAGCCAGTTTTTAGCTTTTCTTaatactgaatcaactggttttagctggattatcatagaaacattttaatagctttttaatcatgttagcaacatgctagaaacttactaatcatgctagaaacgtgCTAGTCTTTCGCAAATCCTGGAATCATGCTAGCGACAAACTAGTTACTTGCTAATCCTGCTAATGTCATGCTAGTCACTTGGTattcatgctaacaacatgctagtaacatgctaatcatgctagaaacatgctagcgacatactagtaacttgttaatcatgctaatgacatgctagttacttgctaatcatgtCTGAAAAATACTAAGGACATGCTAATTACTTGTTAATAATGTTAGAGGCATGCTAGAAACTTGCTAGTGGCTTGCTTAtgatgctaacgacatgctagtttACTATTTcttgtctatttatctatctatatttctgATAGATTTTATTTCCTTCAAAACTACTAAAAACCCTCAAAGCTTTCTGGGTAGGCTTTTttaagccaacttaaagtttgctAACAACCTTTACTATCTAGCTACAACCTGATAGCtgtcaagtgcacacacacctgtATATACGGCACCCAGAACAGGCCAACGTTGAACACACTGTAAGCAATGAATCCAGTCAGGTTGAGGGCCAGGAAATCAAAACTGAGGCCTACCACACTGaatgaaacaaaaaacacacacattaatcaTCAGCTTTTTTCCTAAGTCTAAATCCTCAAGTCTCAAAAGTAATCTTGTACCTGTGTCGTTTCCAGTTCTCATACACCTGAGGGTAGAACGACACAGACCAGGCCAGGAAGTAAATCCAGCCAATAATTTGGTTGATGATGAAAAGAGCGTTGCTTCTGACAATCAGGAATCTGATCCGCGTCTCCAATCTGGAAAAAGAGAACCCCCTCTAGAGgttattttcactgtatttttgttaacacacatttacaataaaaaaggaCAACACAAAATCACTGTACTAAACAACCGTCAATTATTCAGTTCCTCATATTTttcaaacatcttcttttgtgttcagcagaagaaagaaactcattcaggtttggaacaacttgagggtgagtaaatgaaaacagatttttcatttttgggggaactaaccctttaaatgtatTGGCATATTACTTTTAACAATGAGTACAGTTCACCTATTACTCAGAGGCCCACATGCCCCATTTGAAATCCCCTAAATTAAGGAACTAAATCAATAAAACTGGTTTTGCAAGAAATAATGCATCAACACATTTTGCTTCTCGAGAAACCAATAGGAAGCTGTAAGAGAAAATCACTTCTGCAATATTTTATCCGGTACTGTTGAAATATTGACAGATTAAGGCAATTTAGCTTACAACGCACCTTTTTATGCGAGTGTTATTGCTGGAAAGGTAAGCAGTCACCTGACCAACCCCTTTTGCCTGCACTTCAAAAGATACAGATATGTTTCCTGCCGGCACGACAACCTGAGGACAAGAGGACAAGAGGACAAAAAACAAAGCTATTTAACATTGCTTAAGGGGACAGTGTTTTAAAGAATTCATTTGTCTGaagttaatataattatttataaacggCTCCGATCAAAATAATCCTGATGCAGGCTATAGATTAGATTTGGACGACACATATATTGAAATTTTAATATGACATGTATTCATGATGCCCGCCCGATATTATCATTTTAGAATTTATAAATAAGATTTACACTTAAGCTTCAATGCAGAATTTTAAAAGATCTGTATGAAAGCATGTATAATAACAGAATCTTTGTACTCAACAtcaaataattttgaatatgATTAAGACAGACATGTGCATTCAAATCTAAATAGGCTGAAATAAGTGCACTTACCTCATCAGGCAGTATAATTATTGAAGAGACATTTCTTGATTTAAATGTGATATTGAAATAAACCGTAACAGATGTGTTCAGCGGGGAACTGTGGATGTAAACACATAAAAGCTACATGAAATAAATGACTTTCCAAacatatatttgatatttactCTCAGATTGTAATGTGGATGATCAGATCATGTCTTATAATCGTACCTCAGGGTGATGGTGAGGTTTTCTGCAGATTGTTCCTGTAGATTCACTGTTGCTGGAGCCCTGATGGTCACTTCTGCATCTGTAAATACAGTGGTATTAACTTTTCCTTATTCTTGTCTATGTAATctcttattttttgtatattcaaaacattatatttacCACCAAAGGTTGAGTGCGCGCAGACAGACAGCGTTACGAGAAACAGCAAGACCGACTGCTTCATCTTGACATCAGAGTTATAATCTTACACGAGTGGAACtattaatattcattcattcttgTGCTCTCGTTAAAATTAAAGCGAAAACGCGTCTTAACTCGCTGAGTAGTGCTTGAAAGACAAATCTGATTAAGTAACGTTACAGACCATCAGCTGTCAGACGCCGAGTGAGTCATTTAATACTttaaaagtacaaaacaaaacaaaaagaaaagaaaaaaagcatcaaCTTATCACAAGCGGAAGTGGTCCTGTCCCAAATCTCACCGTGAACCCTCGCGGACTTCATCTATGTACACATTTCGTGACGTAATGTCGCTATGACTGTCGGGTAGAAATCTGCCCTGGAACCTGTTTTTAGAGAATGCACGTGAAGTGTGGAGAAGGCCCTTTAAATTGGGACAGGCCCATATCAGTCTCTAGTTCCGCTTTCGGCATATTAGATCACGTGACACGGGTCATATGACTGGAGCTCGCCTCATTAACTATAGGAGTGTACAAAAAAAGCTTATATGTGTCCagatttgatttttattaaaaatttcttCGAggttaaggtttaaaaaaactcattttgtaaACCCATCTACGAGATTTTGAAGAAAATATCGGTAATAATCTGTCTATTGTCATCTGTCATCTAGAGTTGATGATCATTCAGTAGGCTACTTAATCTGTTGTGACACTGAAATAgtttctgtgatttttttatttctacgtttcatttttattattttctggaaatgctgttatatatatatatatatatatatatatatatatatatatatatatatatatatatatatatatatatatatatgctcttgtttttgtgacatatcatggctcaactctgtataatgccatgggtatgacacaggtattacaagaagagggtgacttaggaggacataacccatgtccccatttttcaaaacgcttataaatcatatagaagagtgtgtgtgtgtgtgtgtgtgtgtgtgtgtgtgtgtgtgtataaaatttgGGGGCTTGGGTGCTTAAGCCCCTGCCcttttatgaaattaatcaaaagtgccGCTATCAGACAAATAGCATTGACAATATTGTGGTCaggaaaacaaaatgcatttgagtTACAATTAACATGATGCATGTGTAAAAAACAGTAATAGATCGCTCAAAAGTCGGAAAttcctgtttatttattaaatatctgtccGTCCTAGGCATTGATTTAGAAATGCTACATCAAAGTAATATGTTGTTACATTTGCTGGACCAGTTACCAGTTCATCAAATTGACCGGTAAACCCGGctccccttagttactgttgcacACGCAGACAAACAAGCAGAGTTGCTAACTGTCTCACTATGACAGGTCAGTGTGAAAACCTTGTCCCAAGATGTTTTTGGTCACAGAAGGGCCACCATTTAAGTGAGACTTAAATATGCCATGGAgtgatgtatacattttttttttttacaataaatatggTGGATGATTCATTTGGAAGAGAAGGTTTACAGATCAGAATGCAAGCAGGAGAAGCCTCATGTCACAATCGCATATGACAACATCCAGGATTCATGTACCACAGGGCAAGAttaaattcatttacatttaaccaGTTTAATATGGAGAGGTACTGAAATAGACCTTTGTTTATGTATTAGTAACCTGCACTGCACAGTTAACTATTCAGGTTTGTATGTTAGCATGGACTCACTAACTTTAACATTAGCTAGTTTTAGCCAGAGACACAAATGTTCAGCTTGAGCTGATGAAAACGGTAACTTAATTAGTCCAATCAAATCaactcatctttatttatatagcactttaaacagattgtgtcaaagcaactgaacaacattaatttgaaaaacagtgtgtcatATGCAAAATGACAGATAAAGGCAGTTAtaatccagctcagttcagttgaaatagtattcaatcatttgcaatcaaatcaACAATATTGCtgtaaattaagtgtccccaactaagcaagccagaggtgacagccgcaaggaaccaaaactcaattggtgacagaatgaagaaaaaccCTTGGCAGAAACCATgctcagttgggggaccagttctcctctgaccagacgaaagcagcagttcaattccaggctgcagcaaagtcagattgtgcagaagaatcatctggtcctgtggtcttgtcccggtggtcctctgagacaaggtctttacacaggggatctgtatctggggctcagctagttgtcctggtcttcactgacattcagggctgtctGTACAAGCTGATGCACCATCTGGACtgaatctggtggctacagtgacctcggaataagagagaaacagagtaatattagtgtagatgccattcatTTAACGATGTAGCAACTACatggggtgttatgggaagtgttctcaTTTACAGTttatctaattaatgcagcctaaaaatccttgaatggatttggatattaaaagcatattactgtgttatgtgtaaaccaggttaaagagatgggtctttaatcaagatttaaactgcaagagtgtgtctgccttccgaacaatgttaggtaggttattccatgGTTAGGCGCTAAATAAGAAAAGGATCCgtcgcccgcagttgattttgatatttcagGGATTATAAAACTggcagagttttgagaatgcagcggacgtggaggattataatgtaacaagagcttgttcaaatactgaggtgctaaaccattcagggctttataagtaataagcaagatttaaaAGTCTATACTATGTTTGAtaagggagccagtgcagtgttgacaggaccgggctaatatggtaaCTCTGGCTGAGGCATTTTGAACTAACTGGAGTtggtttactaagtgtgcagaacaaccaaccaaaaaagcattacaataatctaaccttgaggtcataaatgcatggattaacatttctgcatttgacattgagagcataggtcataatttagatatttttgacaTGGAAAAATTGAGTTTTACAAaggctagaaacatggctttctaaggaaagattgctatcaaatagcacacctaggttcctaactgatgacgaagaattgacagagcagccatcaagtcttagacagtgttctaggttgttacatgcagagtttttaggtcctataattaacatctgtttttttttttttttcagattttagcagtaagaaatttttatattgactatgcattccactAGTTTTTCcaaattggtatgttttgccaggccacaaaaaaatataaagctgAGTCTCATCAGCATAACAGCGAAAGATAACACAgggtttcctgatgatatctctcagaaggtaacatgtaaagcgtgaagagtaacgaccctagtactgagccttgaggtactccataatgCACTTATttatatgatacctcttcattcactgctacgaactgatcgcgggcatataagtatgatttaaaccatgctaatgcacttccattaatgccaacaaagttttctagtctatgtaaaagaatgttgtggtcaatagtgttgaacgcagcactaagatccaatagcactaatggAGAGATACATGACAACCAGAAAATAAACATTCCAAAAAGACTGGGAGAGATGGAAGAGCTTGTGGCCTAGAATGAGAGAGGCTAGGGCTGCTGTGAAAATGGCCTATTACATTGGAGTGCATGTGTGACCTTAGAGAACTTTAACCAGGTCTAGGCCCAAAGGTTCTTGACTACGCCACCTGGCGCCTCTCACACCAAGATGTGCTTTGCATATGAACTGCTGAATAGCTAACCTAAATGATCTTGGAGTTAAAGTGGAACTGACAGCAATTACCGAAACGAGATGGGCATGTTGTTGGAAAAAGATAGCAGTTGTAAAGAATTCAATAAGAGCACTGCTCTCTACTCTTTCAAAGCTCTCTGTGATGCCTTACTGTAGGTTTGTTGAGGCATCTGGTCTATTAAGCTATCTCTATAAGGCCACGGTCTGTGTGTGTCTTTTGGTGTTTTGCCATGTTTTCAGTATGATCCATGTTGCACACAAAGCACTACAA
The genomic region above belongs to Carassius gibelio isolate Cgi1373 ecotype wild population from Czech Republic chromosome A11, carGib1.2-hapl.c, whole genome shotgun sequence and contains:
- the LOC128022547 gene encoding cystinosin-like, with amino-acid sequence MKQSVLLFLVTLSVCAHSTFGDAEVTIRAPATVNLQEQSAENLTITLSSPLNTSVTVYFNITFKSRNVSSIIILPDEVVVPAGNISVSFEVQAKGVGQVTAYLSSNNTRIKRLETRIRFLIVRSNALFIINQIIGWIYFLAWSVSFYPQVYENWKRHSVVGLSFDFLALNLTGFIAYSVFNVGLFWVPYIQEEFLKKDPNGVIPVDANDVFFSLHAVLLTLVYVCQCAIYERGGQKVSRVAIGLLVLGWTFAFVSLFVAVAQKISWLDYLYYFSYIKLGVTLVKYIPQAYMNYGRQSTEGWSIGNVLLDFTGGSFSLLQMFLEAYNNDKWKFIFGDPTKFGLGVLSIFFDIVFIIQHYCLYRNRQPMYQDLNNQNEQNTGVKT